ACACCATGAACGGCCAGTACCTGCTAAGCAAGCAGATCACCGTCGAGTACGCCTACAAGAAGGACGGCAAGGGCGAGCGTCACGGTGACGAGGCCGAGCGAAAGCTGGCTGCCGAAGGCAAGAAGCACAACATTGTTCCCGAGCAGCAGCCTCTACCTCCAGCATACCTCATGTCCGCTCCCGCGTCAACACCAGCGGGGGCGACACCAGCAACTCCCACGGGCCCGGCCGCAGGACCTCCCCCAGGCTTCGATCCCGCAGCCCCGAACGGTCCAATTGGCGGCGCTCCTCAGCAGCCGCACGCTGGAGTCCCGCCCCCGATGGTGCCGCCGGCCGGCATCCCTGCTGGGTATGGTGCACCTCCACCTCGTGGCGGCCCACCTGGGTTTGGCGGCCATATGCCACCCCAGGCAGCTGGTCCTGGGCGGCACATGGGTATGATGGGTGGTCACGCATTgcctcctgctccctccgGGCTGCCAGCTCGTCCGCCCCCTAGCATGGGTGGGCCTCCAGGTAATTTCCACCCCGGAATGCCGCCATCAGGGTTCCGTGGTCCTCCGGCCCCGATGGGCCTGCCGCCACCCCCTGGGCAGCAGCCGCACCCAGGCTTTGGAGCACCGCCCCCTGGGTTCGCTCCACCTAATGGAGCCCCGATGCCCATGCCAGGAGGCTACATGCCTCCTCCAGGTATGCCTGGGCCTCCAGGAGCAGCAGCCCCACCGCCCGGATTTCCTGTTCGCCGTTGATATGGGAACGACGTCAGGGCTAGTATAATCACAGGACTGCCCGATTAGACTTCTTTTGTCGAAAATGCAGGGCAAGGTTCGCTCGCCAGTTTTGCATACATGGGTCTCCGATATTGAGACGGACACTTCTCGCCTCCTAGCGGCATACCATGGAAAGTCGAGGTGCTACGCGCACCACGCGGCCAGCCCAGTAATGTCGCACGCattgccaaaaaaagggTACCAGGCTCAGTGAAGGACAGACACGTGGACTCGAGTCTGCTGATCGATTCGGACATGTGCAGAGTCAAGACAGAGATGTTCGAGGATCGGGATGCTCCGAGCGCTCGATCAGTACCTCGTGTACCAGACTGGGAGTTTGGTGTTACTGTCAAGCGCTTCATTCTTTCCGATTCACTCGCTCGATGGGCGTCGAGCCAGAGGCCTAGATTGTGGTCTGCGGAATTCGTTCACAGGCCTATCTTAGCCCTGTTGACAGCTGATTTTTAGAGAGCAGGAAAAGCTATGGTTGACATTGGGAAAGCGAGGAGTTACGGCGATTTTGCATTTGATGGGGACACCCCTGTATTATTTGTAATTTTGTATATACCATTGCGTTATGTTAGGCATATACCGTATGCATAATTTGAACTGCCTCGGTCAATAATAATGCAGTGGGAATCCCATTACCCTTCTAGTAATAAGGATCATACCTACGGGAGTAATATTAGGTTGGTTACTTTGCTCTTTGTGATGGCCAGAAGAGTGCCGTGATTCTGTAAAATAAAGGAATACAAGTTGGTTTCTTAATTCTACGCCAATATTCTTAGTGTCATAGTATTATCCCGTTTCCTTGTCTACATATCTCCCAGGGCTACTCGCTTGGTGCAAAGAACGTACACACCGAGTGTTGCTTCGGTCAGGAATCATCACTCAAGTCGACTGATAGTTTGTGCCTAAATAAAACCTACCACCAAACTTACTTACGAATTTCTTTTACCAGGCGACGAAAAAGTCTCCAGCTTGCTTAGTCGGACCCGGTGTATGGGATAGACAGGACGGTAGCACAGGGCATTCAATACATACTCTCCCGGGAAGGCGGGGAAATgcattcttgttttttttctacgACTGTCTAGTGTGATGATCCACCCCTCATGGGATGACCCGCTACGTAGACCGCCTATGAACCCTTTGAGCGGCGGTTCaaaggcagcggcagcagtgaACTCTTCGATACCAATAACGCCTAACTTGGTGCCAAAGAAACCAATAGTACCGGTATGGCTGGCTTCCAACCAGACTCTTTGTTGCTTGCAGGAACACATTCCTACCCGCACCCCATTCTGATCAGAGACGATGAACCTATCGAGCCCTCAATCAATTCCTGATGCCATACAAGGCATCCACGCCCCAAGTTAGAAAATGTCGAATTGTGACTAAAGATACAACAGGTACAAGAACCAAAATTGCCAGGCTTGCCTGATATCAGGAAGACAGCGGCGGAGATGTTTTTGAAAGTCCACGGGTTTGCATGCGTCGAATCCCGTGTACTCGGAAAGAAAATAAGGCCGAACCAAAGCCATATCTTACTACACATGCCGGTTACTCAATGTCGCCGTCCTTGACCTCGGGCTTGGCCTCGGGGGcaggtgcagcagcagcaatggCCGCCTGCTTCTTGCGATTCTTCTCTACCTCGATCAGGAAGTTCTCCTCAATGGCCGCGCATCTCTTAAATGCGCGTTGCCAGCGGTCCACCCAGAGGCGGGCGAGTAGCTTATTGCTTGCAAGCGACGATGCCCTTGCTGCGAGAGCGTGCTCTATAAGCTGAAACAACTCGCGCATCTCTTTGACCTCGGGGCCGTCCTGGTCCTCAGTCATGGAGACATCACCATCCAGGTTTTGCGCCTTGGTCAGGGCCACTTGCCTCACTCGGCCAGTAACCTTGCGGACAGTGTTGAGAACGAGCTCGTAGATGTGATCTTGCGCCAGCCGTGACTCGTCATCCTCTATGGCAGTAACTGCGCCTCGTCCTGCACCAACGGCCCACTCGACAACGACGGCCGGTGTCAGGATGGCGTAATTGAGCAGCTTCTCGACGATGGAAAGGGCCACGCCCTGATGGGCGGACCAGTATGCCATGACGGCCTCGATAACCTGTATCCGTGCAGCAACCGATGCGGCCCCGGCATCAAGAAGTCTGTCCTTGACTCGCTCGATGCATGCAAGCACATGCGACAAGGACTTGCTCCCCACGGCCAGAACTGCTGTCATAAAGACATCGGTGCTGGTGACCAAAGGATCAAGGCCTTGGTCGACCGCACCGTTTTGTATTTCCTCAATCAAGGGCTGGATGGCCTCATCCGGCTCTTTCTTCTTGAGGAGGTTTGCTATCTCACGTCCCTGAGAAGCAAAAGGAACATCTAATAATCAAATGTTAGCCGAGGGTGTGGACTGGTATGGTCTGTCAAGCCCAGGTATTGCAAGTGAAGCTGATGTGCTAAGCAACTGAGCTGTTTCAAAAAACCTACCATCATTCTTGTACTTGAATTCCGGAACGTCTATCTCTTTCTCGGGACCGATCAACGACTTGTACTCGTCCGGCACAGTGTTCTTTATGCGCTGCGCAAAGCTCAGTCGGATCTCCTTGTCCAGAGCACCGACAATGAAAGCCTTGAGAGGATGTAGAGCTGGCAGCTCTACATCGTCAACCCATTCAACCCACTTCCAGGTGAATCCGAAATTGCTCAGATGGTGCGAGAACCAGTCGATGAAGCGGTGATTCAGCTCCAGATCGTGGCGCGGAATGTTGCGGTATATGTGCCTAATTGCCCTTCCAAGACTTGGCGCAATGGCGGCTGGAGCGATCTTGCACGTCTCCGTCAGAACAGAATGATAAAACACCAACTTGTGTTCCGGCCTGGGTAGCTGCAGAATCTGAGAGAATACGGCATCCACCACTACGTCTTCAGGCTTCCAAGTCGACTTGCCCGCCTCCACGTCTCGCAAACGATCAAAAGGCGTAGCACGTTTGACGAAAGTGCCGTTTGAGAAATAACAGTCGAGGTCAATCAAAAACCGCGCCACTACGTTGCGGTTGTAGTGCAGGGTATTGATCGTATCGAGAATGGCGTCACGTATGAGCGAGGCTGCGATGGTCGTGTCAGGGGGTACTGAGGCGACATCCTGTGCAGCGTAGATCGAGATAGAAACCTCAGGGAAGAGCGGTCGGCTGCCCGCGATTATAGTCTCAGGGACCGATATGGTAGGCAGAGGGTGCCTGGGACAGTCGTCCAACTTGGACTGCTGCTCGACCTCCTCTAGGGGCATCTTCCACGCCCGAGGCAGACACTCAAGGCCCCAGCCATTACCCGCCTCAGTCTGGAGCTGTTTCTGCAGCAGACTAAGCAGACTCGGCGATGCCTCCACGTCCTTCTCGCCCGCCTCGGGGCAGTATGGGTCAACCAGCTTCTGCATTGGGTGGTCTTCAGAGGCGATGACGTCGGTCTTGTCCATCAGCTCAGCGGCCTTGTCTATCCACTGGCCAGGCGCCGCAGCCATGATGTATGGAATTGTCAGGAGGATGATCTTGACCA
This DNA window, taken from Pyricularia oryzae 70-15 chromosome 6, whole genome shotgun sequence, encodes the following:
- a CDS encoding splicing factor 3B subunit 4, with protein sequence MSNKHWEQNKEATVYVGNLDERFGEALMWEMMTQMGPVVNLHMPMDRVSRTHQGYGFVEFDTPESADYAARALNGIRVFGKVIRVNKASADKQKTAEIGAELFVNNLDPQVDEKILFDTFSRFGQLVTPPNVVRDANNISKGYGFVNFDSFEASDTARDTMNGQYLLSKQITVEYAYKKDGKGERHGDEAERKLAAEGKKHNIVPEQQPLPPAYLMSAPASTPAGATPATPTGPAAGPPPGFDPAAPNGPIGGAPQQPHAGVPPPMVPPAGIPAGYGAPPPRGGPPGFGGHMPPQAAGPGRHMGMMGGHALPPAPSGLPARPPPSMGGPPGNFHPGMPPSGFRGPPAPMGLPPPPGQQPHPGFGAPPPGFAPPNGAPMPMPGGYMPPPGMPGPPGAAAPPPGFPVRR
- a CDS encoding cap binding protein yields the protein MADYDRRYRGDGGRGGYNPRKRRYNDDDDYGRNRGGGRRRHDGSSHAPPFIRIRKQLLGLAESAARKWHEDVVSVSRLVVENYDDEFVRNGFLDLVCQLVVEQPLKTPFVAAVVLVTNTLKSELVAELLARVGKALETAITAGEWRDVKALLKLLACLQTCLEGEGIFPVLDELFNRAVDLQTASSDDTIGIELVKIILLTIPYIMAAAPGQWIDKAAELMDKTDVIASEDHPMQKLVDPYCPEAGEKDVEASPSLLSLLQKQLQTEAGNGWGLECLPRAWKMPLEEVEQQSKLDDCPRHPLPTISVPETIIAGSRPLFPEVSISIYAAQDVASVPPDTTIAASLIRDAILDTINTLHYNRNVVARFLIDLDCYFSNGTFVKRATPFDRLRDVEAGKSTWKPEDVVVDAVFSQILQLPRPEHKLVFYHSVLTETCKIAPAAIAPSLGRAIRHIYRNIPRHDLELNHRFIDWFSHHLSNFGFTWKWVEWVDDVELPALHPLKAFIVGALDKEIRLSFAQRIKNTVPDEYKSLIGPEKEIDVPEFKYKNDDVPFASQGREIANLLKKKEPDEAIQPLIEEIQNGAVDQGLDPLVTSTDVFMTAVLAVGSKSLSHVLACIERVKDRLLDAGAASVAARIQVIEAVMAYWSAHQGVALSIVEKLLNYAILTPAVVVEWAVGAGRGAVTAIEDDESRLAQDHIYELVLNTVRKVTGRVRQVALTKAQNLDGDVSMTEDQDGPEVKEMRELFQLIEHALAARASSLASNKLLARLWVDRWQRAFKRCAAIEENFLIEVEKNRKKQAAIAAAAPAPEAKPEVKDGDIE